GCCTGCAGGTCAAAGGAGATGTGCGATGTGTCATACCTTTGCAGGATGGAGCATTTTTCTTTGGTATCAATCATCTGCCATCTATTGTATATAAAATCAACAATTGATGAAAACTAAGTCTCTTCATATCGGCTCGTGGTTAGTGTTTTGTGTGTTGGCTATATCGTGTTCCAGATCTCATGCTCCCAAATATGCCCCGGAAGAAATTGTGCGCAGATGGGCTGAGATGACTCTTTTTATCACCAAAAACACCCCTGCTAACTCTCCTACGTTTGCTTCTCGGGCGATGGGATATATTGGACTGACCATGTACGAATCTGTAGTACCTGGATTCTCCGATTACCGTTCCGTGGCCGATCAATTGAATGGTACATTGGTCTTGCCTGGCACAACTGATCAGCATTACGATTGGGTGCTGGCACTCAATGCCGGCCAGGCCCAGATTTTGAGATCCATTTATATCCAGACTTCAGATAGCAACAAATTGAGAATCGATTCTTTAGAAAAAGCTGTTTTGAAGATGTATTCTTCAATGCTTGATCGTAAAACTATTCAGCGATCTGTTGATTTTGGCTCCGCAGTTGCAGATTCTATTTTTCATTGGTCCATGAGTGATGGAGGTCATCGAGGTTATTTGCACAATTTCGATAAGACCATGGTTCATCCCGAATTTCCGGGTTCATGGAAACCGCCGTTGTATTCTCAATCGATCAGTCATTTTCCTTTACATCCATATTGGGGTAAAAACAGAACTTTTGTCAAAGCCAATGCTGATCTCAAGACGCCTGATATGATTCCTTATAGTGAGGACAAAAATTCTGCTTACTACCACCAATATCTCGAAGTCTATCAAAAGGAAAAAACACTTACCCAAGCTGAGAAAGAAG
The window above is part of the Saprospiraceae bacterium genome. Proteins encoded here:
- a CDS encoding vanadium-dependent haloperoxidase, whose translation is MKTKSLHIGSWLVFCVLAISCSRSHAPKYAPEEIVRRWAEMTLFITKNTPANSPTFASRAMGYIGLTMYESVVPGFSDYRSVADQLNGTLVLPGTTDQHYDWVLALNAGQAQILRSIYIQTSDSNKLRIDSLEKAVLKMYSSMLDRKTIQRSVDFGSAVADSIFHWSMSDGGHRGYLHNFDKTMVHPEFPGSWKPPLYSQSISHFPLHPYWGKNRTFVKANADLKTPDMIPYSEDKNSAYYHQYLEVYQKEKTLTQAEKEAAIWWGDDPDVTFTPPGHSFYLAMKVMDQTHPDFILATMTYARVGLAVADAFINCWKWKYHFFSERPNTYIPAHIDKDWVSFWPDPPFPAFPSGHAINAGAATTILQELYGEQITVVDSSHAGRHRDEVRNVDFVPQSFTSLSQLARAVADSRFYGGIHTHQDNDIGLQEGARIAQNIIALKWKKAQ